CCAGGAGATCGCCCTCCGACACCAGCCCTCCCTAATTATTTGCGACCTATTGATGCCACGTATGGATGGACGGCAGTTTTTTGATTGGACGCGCCGCCACCCGGCCTTGCGTGAAGTGCCGTTCGTCTGCTTATCTTCGCGTGGTCAACAGGAAGAGCGTCTCGCTGCCTTTGAGCGCGGCGTCGAGGATTACTGGGTCAAACCGTTCAGCGCCGCCGAAATCACCTTCCGGGTCAAAAACCTGCTTCGGCGGTTGCACCCGAACGCCGATTTTCGAGGCAAACTGCAAGAGGTTTCCTTTCCGGAGATTTTGCAGATTATCGAAACTGGCCGCAAAACCGGCGTACTCAAAGTGTCGTCAGATGGGCGTGAGGCGACCTTTTATATCCGCGATGGCTGGATTTTGGACGCTGAACTGGAAGCCTATCAAGGCGAACGGGTGGCCTACGCGGTGATTCGGTGGTTGCGGGGGGAGTTCTCGTTTCGGAGCATCCCGGTTGAGCGCGCGGCGCGGATTACGCTCTCCACTCAGCAACTCTTGCTCGAAGCTGTCCGCCGGTATGATGAAGCCCAATCCTTGCTGGAATCCGAGCCTGACCTTGACCGCCCCTACGTTGTGAGTGAATCCTTCACGCAGCTGGTGGCGCCGGACGACTTCGCGGCGGAAATCAGTTTTCTCAAGTCGCTGTTTGACGGACGGCGTTCCTTTCGGGAATGCCTGCGCGCCCTAGAGGATGATCTGGAGTCCATGGTGATGGTGGTGGAACTGCGCCGCGAAGGCTTGCTTGTTCCTGCGCCGACGCCGTAAGCGGTATGGCGCACTTCGGCGTCCATAAGGTGCACGAAGCCGGATTGCCGGGCTAGGTAGGGTCACCGAGTGCGCCTGTGTGCGTCGAGCCTGCGGGTGAAAACAGCCTGCGCAGGGTGCTGCAAACCATGGTATCGTCGCACGAAGCTAGATTCATCCCACAAACGCCTTCTTACGGAGAATCATTATTTCGTGCGCAAGCAAGTTCACCGTTGGTTTAGTCCGCACCTTGGCAAGGAAATGCCAATTGCTGTGTATGGCCACTATGGCAAGCCGCTCTTGATGTTCCCGACGGCGGCGGCCGATTTCGAAGAGTATGAACGCTTTCTGATGATTGACGTGTTGCGGCCCTACATTGACGCCGGCATCGTCAAAATCTACACCATCAACAGCATCAATCGTGAAAGCTGGATGAACGAACATATCCACCCGGCGCAGCGGGCGGCGCGCCAGACGGCCTACAGCAACTACATTACCTACGAGGTTTGTCCTTTCATTCGGAGTGACTGCGGCGGTTCACCCATCAAGATCGCCGCCACCGGCGCTAGCTTTGGCGCTTATCACGCCGCCAACTCCGTATTTCGCAACCCCGGCAGCTTCGATACGCTGATTGCCATGTCGGGTTCGTATGACATCCGTCCGTGGTGCGACGGCTTTCACAATGACGACGTGTACTTCAACAACCCGGTTGAGTATCTCCAGAACTTAAACGACGACTACTTCCTGCCGCTGCTGCGCTACCACACCGACATTCATATCATTTCAGGGCAGGGTGCTTACGAGGCCCCAGAGCGGTCGCGCGAGCTGTCACGGATTCTGCACAGTCGCGGCATCCCACACTCGCTCGACCTGTGGGGTTATGATGTCAATCACGACTGGCCGTGGTGGCGACGCATGCTTGATCTGTATGTGCCGCGTCTCTTCCATGCCTACGGCCCAAAATAGTCTTTACCGGGTCGCCGTCGTCACTGGGCGCAACGCCGGGCGGCCGCGACCCAAGCCTTTCGAACAAGGATTTGCGTTATGCTGAAGTGCTGGGTGCGAAAACAAAAT
The Chloracidobacterium sp. DNA segment above includes these coding regions:
- a CDS encoding response regulator produces the protein MGLFEKVRSMREQVVGLITDIRQRHDIDELERKLAAAPEDTFLMQQLSDAYQHAGQGRRAVELLCRAGEIYRRQGNVETALAYFRRAERLASSDERLRLLRLMTELLIQLGRYADAFERVHQVVEILLAHGELSAARGYVEGLPKLGENDAKYRKELIDLVNINRRDWTQGARGTWLDESGERSFGPEHREQFPDQTILVVDDEPGTCEVLTLCLRRLGCTVVTAADGEQAQEIALRHQPSLIICDLLMPRMDGRQFFDWTRRHPALREVPFVCLSSRGQQEERLAAFERGVEDYWVKPFSAAEITFRVKNLLRRLHPNADFRGKLQEVSFPEILQIIETGRKTGVLKVSSDGREATFYIRDGWILDAELEAYQGERVAYAVIRWLRGEFSFRSIPVERAARITLSTQQLLLEAVRRYDEAQSLLESEPDLDRPYVVSESFTQLVAPDDFAAEISFLKSLFDGRRSFRECLRALEDDLESMVMVVELRREGLLVPAPTP
- a CDS encoding alpha/beta hydrolase-fold protein, with the translated sequence MRKQVHRWFSPHLGKEMPIAVYGHYGKPLLMFPTAAADFEEYERFLMIDVLRPYIDAGIVKIYTINSINRESWMNEHIHPAQRAARQTAYSNYITYEVCPFIRSDCGGSPIKIAATGASFGAYHAANSVFRNPGSFDTLIAMSGSYDIRPWCDGFHNDDVYFNNPVEYLQNLNDDYFLPLLRYHTDIHIISGQGAYEAPERSRELSRILHSRGIPHSLDLWGYDVNHDWPWWRRMLDLYVPRLFHAYGPK